In a single window of the Streptomyces sp. NBC_00094 genome:
- a CDS encoding NB-ARC domain-containing protein, translated as MEELAALAMAGVTTVFGLVVTDAWEQAKSRDWRLFGRRGSGGDAGQVAGELEEAGREAASARAAGDETEARAIEERWGDRLLQVLRDDPRAVAELQDLIAAFGPPTTTTYISGDVNHGPAFQGARIRGDMTFHVHQAPAPSPVPSEPPPDQVPELTAAFVNRTADLGELDRWFPRPGASTAAGARAPRVGIGVLHGLPGVGKTATAWHWAASARERYPDGQLYVDFAALRGQSGGDVSEAVAMCLRSLGVTDDYMPRTLQERAALFRSRTAERRLLVVLDDVGQPAQVRPLVPKGPGSAVLVTSQSALGELALDGARTLALRPLDRDGALLLLAEGSDEETVAADPAAAERLVELCGGLPVALRIVGARLRTDPGLTAAALARELADENRRLDGMSLGGAYSMSAVLNPTYRLLPAGAARLYRYLGWHPCRTYDVDTAAAALGATAADTAPLLGRLAEDGLIERTSDGRYRMHDLVRLHARERADAEEPPTGEATLVGRVLTHCLVRTALADRAIRADRLRVADLDALLAGVEDPFAAPEGNGSRPNAPSGARPAPPSGRRTDPLSWLESRSADLLDVLRAGAAQDGLDTLVWQLAEAYTVLFLHQRALGPWRESLELGARAAARAVAPAAEARLRSLLSRPLLDLGEDERARAELDAALACAEIAGHTVLSASVREFDGRYWDRHDPARAVDAYRASLDLNIRAGEARGAGIATYFLGCAQDAAEEHTTALATLRAAHRMLSECRDPRMAARATAALGIAHDHLGDAEEAMRALEDAAGVLRAERATHYEAQALVALADIAERTGARRDEVPEWLDRAARVHEAGGSPLAPVLRERLRALGAADEAGSEG; from the coding sequence GTGGAAGAGCTGGCGGCGCTCGCCATGGCGGGGGTGACGACCGTCTTCGGACTCGTCGTCACGGACGCCTGGGAGCAGGCCAAGTCGCGCGACTGGCGACTGTTCGGCCGGCGGGGTTCCGGCGGCGACGCCGGGCAGGTCGCCGGAGAGCTGGAGGAGGCCGGGCGCGAGGCGGCTTCGGCTCGTGCCGCCGGGGACGAGACGGAAGCGCGCGCGATCGAGGAGCGCTGGGGCGACCGGCTCCTCCAGGTGCTCCGCGACGACCCGCGGGCCGTCGCCGAACTGCAGGACCTGATCGCCGCGTTCGGGCCGCCGACCACGACCACGTACATCAGCGGTGATGTGAACCACGGCCCCGCCTTCCAGGGCGCGCGGATCCGCGGCGACATGACCTTCCACGTGCACCAGGCTCCCGCTCCCTCCCCCGTGCCTTCCGAGCCGCCGCCCGACCAGGTTCCCGAACTCACCGCCGCGTTCGTCAACCGGACCGCCGACCTCGGCGAGCTCGACCGCTGGTTCCCGCGGCCCGGGGCCTCCACCGCGGCCGGGGCGCGGGCCCCCCGGGTCGGCATCGGCGTCCTCCACGGACTGCCCGGCGTGGGCAAGACGGCCACCGCCTGGCACTGGGCCGCGTCGGCCCGGGAGCGGTACCCCGACGGCCAGTTGTACGTGGACTTCGCCGCCCTGCGCGGACAGAGCGGCGGCGACGTCTCCGAGGCCGTCGCCATGTGCCTGCGCAGCCTCGGCGTCACCGACGACTACATGCCCCGAACCCTTCAGGAGCGGGCCGCGCTCTTCCGCTCCCGCACCGCCGAGCGGCGGCTGCTCGTCGTCCTGGACGACGTCGGCCAGCCGGCCCAGGTCCGCCCCCTCGTCCCCAAGGGCCCCGGCAGCGCGGTGCTGGTCACCAGCCAGTCGGCGCTTGGCGAGCTGGCCCTCGACGGGGCCAGGACACTCGCGCTCCGGCCCCTCGACCGGGACGGCGCGCTGCTCCTGCTGGCCGAGGGCAGCGACGAGGAGACCGTCGCGGCCGATCCGGCCGCCGCCGAGCGCCTCGTCGAGCTGTGCGGCGGGCTGCCCGTCGCCCTGCGGATCGTCGGGGCCCGGCTGCGCACCGACCCCGGGCTCACGGCTGCCGCCCTGGCCCGGGAACTCGCCGACGAGAACCGCAGGCTCGACGGCATGTCCCTGGGAGGCGCGTACTCGATGTCCGCCGTACTGAACCCGACCTACCGGCTGCTCCCCGCCGGGGCCGCCCGCCTCTACCGGTACCTCGGCTGGCACCCGTGCCGTACGTACGACGTCGACACGGCCGCCGCAGCCCTCGGCGCCACAGCCGCGGACACCGCGCCGCTCCTCGGCCGGCTCGCCGAAGACGGCCTGATCGAGCGGACCTCCGACGGCCGCTACCGCATGCACGACCTCGTACGGCTGCACGCGCGTGAGCGCGCGGACGCGGAGGAGCCCCCCACCGGCGAGGCCACGCTCGTCGGCCGGGTCCTCACCCACTGTCTGGTCCGCACCGCCCTCGCCGACCGGGCGATCCGCGCGGACCGGCTACGGGTCGCCGATCTCGACGCGCTCCTGGCCGGGGTGGAGGACCCCTTCGCCGCGCCGGAGGGGAACGGCTCGCGGCCGAACGCGCCGTCCGGCGCGCGGCCCGCCCCGCCGTCCGGCCGGCGGACCGACCCGCTCTCCTGGTTGGAGAGCCGCAGTGCCGACCTCCTCGACGTGCTGCGCGCCGGGGCCGCCCAGGACGGCCTGGACACCCTCGTGTGGCAGCTGGCCGAGGCGTACACCGTGCTCTTCCTCCACCAGCGGGCCCTCGGCCCGTGGCGCGAATCCCTCGAACTGGGCGCCCGGGCCGCCGCGCGGGCGGTGGCCCCGGCCGCCGAGGCCCGGCTGCGCAGCCTGCTCTCGCGGCCGCTGCTCGACCTGGGGGAGGACGAGCGGGCACGCGCGGAGCTGGACGCCGCCCTCGCCTGCGCCGAGATCGCCGGGCACACCGTGCTCAGCGCCTCCGTCCGCGAGTTCGACGGGCGGTACTGGGACCGGCACGACCCGGCCCGCGCCGTCGACGCGTACCGCGCGTCCCTCGATCTCAACATCCGGGCCGGTGAAGCGCGTGGCGCGGGCATCGCGACGTACTTCCTCGGCTGCGCCCAGGACGCCGCCGAGGAGCACACGACCGCGCTCGCCACCCTGCGCGCCGCCCACCGGATGCTGTCGGAGTGCCGGGACCCGCGCATGGCCGCGCGGGCCACGGCCGCCCTCGGCATCGCCCACGACCACCTGGGGGACGCGGAGGAGGCGATGCGTGCCCTGGAGGACGCGGCCGGCGTCCTGCGGGCCGAGCGGGCCACCCACTACGAGGCCCAGGCCCTCGTCGCCCTCGCGGACATCGCCGAACGCACCGGCGCGCGCCGGGACGAGGTCCCCGAGTGGCTGGACCGGGCCGCCCGCGTCCACGAGGCCGGCGGGAGCCCGCTGGCGCCGGTGCTGCGGGAACGCCTGCGGGCGCTCGGGGCGGCGGACGAAGCCGGTTCGGAAGGCTAA
- a CDS encoding NADPH-dependent F420 reductase: protein MARFVRWSRPGDGCWRTTAREHAPSRQKEPTMKIGIIGAGNIGGNLTRRLTALGHDVSVANSRGPETLAALAAETGATPVAASEAARGAEIVVVTVPLKNVPDLPAGLFDGAAEGFTVLDTNNYYPRERDGRIAAIEDDGLTESRWIERQLGHPVVKAFNGTYAEDILDRPRPAGDPERLALPVAGDDAAAKAKIRLLIDELGFDTVDAGGIDDSWRQQPDTPVYGLREGVDSVTKALADASPVRPETFRG from the coding sequence ATGGCGCGATTCGTGCGGTGGTCGCGACCGGGTGACGGATGCTGGAGAACGACAGCCCGCGAACACGCACCGTCGCGACAGAAGGAACCCACCATGAAGATCGGCATCATCGGCGCCGGGAACATCGGCGGCAATCTGACCCGTCGTCTCACCGCCCTGGGCCACGACGTGTCCGTGGCCAACTCCCGCGGCCCGGAGACCCTGGCCGCGCTCGCGGCGGAGACGGGCGCCACGCCCGTCGCCGCCTCCGAGGCCGCCCGCGGCGCGGAGATCGTCGTCGTGACCGTCCCGCTCAAGAACGTCCCGGACCTTCCGGCGGGGCTGTTCGACGGCGCGGCCGAGGGCTTCACGGTCCTCGACACGAACAACTACTACCCCCGCGAGCGCGACGGCCGCATCGCCGCCATCGAGGACGACGGGCTGACCGAGAGCCGCTGGATCGAGCGGCAGCTCGGCCACCCGGTGGTGAAGGCCTTCAACGGCACCTACGCGGAGGACATACTGGACCGTCCGCGCCCGGCGGGCGACCCGGAGCGGCTGGCCCTGCCCGTGGCCGGGGACGACGCGGCGGCGAAGGCGAAGATCCGGCTCCTCATCGACGAGCTCGGCTTCGACACGGTGGACGCGGGCGGCATCGACGACTCCTGGCGCCAGCAGCCGGACACCCCTGTCTACGGCCTCCGGGAGGGCGTGGACTCCGTGACGAAGGCCCTCGCCGACGCCTCCCCCGTGCGCCCGGAGACCTTCCGGGGCTGA
- a CDS encoding isochorismatase family protein codes for MTQLSQPVDALIVVDVQSAFVVGDGAVPAAGRLVERTADLIARARRGGALVVHLQNDGPPGAEDEPHTPGWELHHPVEPGPRELVIRKPRDDGFHATSLGDVLGAAGIRAVAVCGVMSEMCVQATARTALARGYRVVVPHDAHATQDCPAVPGVHEAVPAATVSRVAAYALGSDAEVTVPAADVTFTAPAAG; via the coding sequence ATGACGCAGCTCTCGCAGCCCGTGGACGCCCTGATCGTCGTGGACGTGCAGTCGGCCTTCGTCGTCGGGGACGGGGCCGTGCCCGCGGCCGGCCGGCTCGTCGAGCGGACGGCGGACCTCATCGCCCGGGCCCGGAGGGGCGGCGCGCTCGTCGTCCATCTCCAGAACGACGGGCCGCCCGGGGCGGAGGACGAGCCCCACACCCCGGGCTGGGAGCTCCACCACCCCGTCGAGCCGGGCCCCCGGGAGCTCGTCATCCGCAAGCCCCGTGACGACGGCTTCCACGCGACCTCGCTCGGCGACGTACTCGGCGCCGCGGGCATCCGGGCGGTCGCCGTCTGCGGCGTGATGTCCGAGATGTGCGTCCAGGCGACGGCCCGTACGGCCCTGGCGCGCGGCTACCGGGTCGTCGTGCCCCACGACGCCCACGCGACCCAGGACTGCCCGGCGGTGCCGGGGGTCCACGAGGCCGTGCCGGCCGCGACGGTCTCCCGGGTCGCCGCGTACGCCCTCGGGAGCGACGCGGAGGTCACCGTACCGGCCGCGGACGTCACGTTCACGGCGCCCGCGGCCGGCTGA
- a CDS encoding DUF4180 domain-containing protein codes for MNTVEKIHGIPALLCAAEGASIAAEADILDLIGDAWYQEARWIVVPAERFDASFFQLRTRVAGDIIQKAVNYRLGLAVVGDISVHTEASSPLRDFVRECNRGTQTWFLSDLEEFRERLAG; via the coding sequence ATGAACACCGTCGAGAAGATCCACGGCATCCCCGCCCTCCTCTGCGCCGCCGAGGGCGCGTCCATCGCCGCCGAGGCCGACATCCTGGATCTCATCGGCGACGCCTGGTACCAGGAGGCCCGCTGGATCGTCGTCCCGGCCGAACGGTTCGACGCGTCCTTCTTCCAGCTGCGCACCCGGGTCGCGGGCGACATCATCCAGAAGGCCGTCAACTACCGGCTCGGGCTCGCCGTGGTCGGCGACATCTCCGTTCACACGGAGGCCAGTTCACCGCTCCGCGACTTCGTACGGGAGTGCAACCGCGGTACGCAGACCTGGTTCCTGTCCGACCTGGAGGAGTTCCGGGAGCGGCTGGCGGGCTAG